One window of Acidobacteriaceae bacterium genomic DNA carries:
- a CDS encoding glycosyltransferase family 39 protein — translation MQPQPAGRLGTPVAMAVAVGFVVRALFLWRHPLFRGDALVYGELARHMIKEHVYGLIDAGVLKPTLIRLPGYPLFLAACFEVFGDANYLSVLWMQVLIDLASCGLIAGTAARIAGKRAGMWALWLAVLCPFTANYSVVVVPECVSIFCVALAFYGLVRWVEGWRSGFAGMKWAALVGVALAAAVLLRPDQGLLAVAVVPAMLWVGLRGRGGDRRVRIAPAAVASAMVALPLCLWAVRNWRVFHVVQPIAPKYANDPGEEVPYGFMRWYRTWAVGFPSTVKVYWEYDGETISMNDLPRRAVDSAEQRAETARIIAQYNQESASTPQVDAEFAQLAEQRVRANPLRYYVELPVGRLLDMWFRPRIEYMKIPLDWWRLRLHPWGSLRAYGMGALNVFYLGMACVGVWMWRRRGGVVVWSMAAFVVLRCALLLTIDNSEPRYTMECYSVVIVLAAMAVGAERHTSGAKAPELLQADETRA, via the coding sequence GTGCAGCCCCAACCAGCAGGCCGGTTGGGGACCCCGGTGGCAATGGCCGTGGCGGTGGGATTTGTGGTGCGCGCCCTGTTTTTATGGCGGCATCCGCTGTTCAGAGGCGATGCACTGGTGTATGGAGAGCTGGCGCGCCACATGATCAAAGAGCACGTTTATGGGCTGATTGATGCTGGCGTGTTGAAGCCGACGCTGATTCGACTGCCGGGGTATCCGCTGTTTCTGGCGGCGTGCTTTGAAGTGTTCGGGGATGCGAACTATCTGAGCGTGTTGTGGATGCAGGTGCTGATAGATCTGGCGAGCTGTGGGTTGATTGCGGGAACGGCGGCGAGGATTGCGGGAAAGCGCGCGGGCATGTGGGCGTTGTGGCTGGCGGTTTTGTGTCCGTTTACGGCGAACTATTCAGTGGTGGTGGTTCCGGAGTGCGTGAGTATTTTTTGTGTCGCGCTGGCGTTTTATGGGCTGGTTCGGTGGGTGGAGGGGTGGAGAAGCGGGTTTGCGGGGATGAAGTGGGCGGCGCTCGTGGGTGTGGCGCTCGCGGCCGCGGTGTTACTGAGGCCGGACCAGGGGCTGTTGGCGGTCGCGGTTGTGCCGGCGATGTTGTGGGTCGGGCTGCGGGGTCGGGGAGGTGACCGCCGGGTGAGAATAGCGCCGGCGGCGGTTGCGTCAGCAATGGTGGCGCTGCCGCTGTGTCTCTGGGCGGTTCGGAACTGGCGGGTGTTCCACGTTGTGCAGCCGATTGCGCCGAAGTATGCGAATGATCCGGGCGAGGAGGTGCCGTATGGATTCATGCGGTGGTACCGGACGTGGGCGGTTGGTTTCCCGTCGACGGTTAAGGTGTATTGGGAGTACGACGGCGAGACGATCTCGATGAACGATTTGCCTCGCAGGGCGGTTGATTCGGCAGAGCAGCGTGCGGAGACCGCGCGGATTATCGCGCAATATAACCAGGAGTCGGCTTCGACACCGCAGGTGGATGCCGAGTTTGCGCAGTTAGCGGAGCAGCGTGTGCGGGCGAATCCGTTGCGCTATTACGTGGAGTTGCCTGTAGGCAGATTGCTGGACATGTGGTTTCGTCCGCGGATTGAGTACATGAAGATTCCGCTGGATTGGTGGAGGTTGCGGCTGCATCCGTGGGGATCGTTGCGGGCGTATGGGATGGGCGCGCTGAACGTTTTTTATTTGGGGATGGCGTGTGTTGGGGTGTGGATGTGGCGGCGGCGCGGCGGCGTGGTTGTGTGGTCGATGGCTGCGTTTGTGGTGTTGCGATGTGCGCTGCTGTTGACGATTGATAACTCGGAGCCGCGATACACGATGGAGTGCTATTCGGTCGTGATTGTGTTGGCGGCGATGGCTGTTGGGGCAGAAAGGCATACCTCAGGGGCTAAAGCCCCTGAACTCTTGCAGGCAGATGAGACGCGAGCCTAA
- the serS gene encoding serine--tRNA ligase translates to MLDLAFVRANLALVEEKLRQRGADTSLLANFATLDTARRSAITEVETLKQQRNALSQEFGRLKREGKDVAVISLETTSLKDRIAALETKANDADLEMRTLLEQIPNLPHDSVPVGRDEHANKLEKTWGEPTQFDFPAKPHWELGEQLGILDFGRAAKISGARFVLHYGAGARLERALANFMLDLHTREHGYTEVLPPYMVNSKSLFGTGQLPKFAQDLFHCDDRGPFTGELQESDHWLIPTAEVPVTNIFRDEVIDLNAGAISFTAYTPCFRSEAGSHGKDTRGMIRQHQFQKVELVKFTRPEDSYAEHERLTRDAERILEILELPYRRMLLCTGDMGFSSAKTYDLEVWLPGQQTYREISSCSNFESFQARRANIKYKPGGAIDGKQAKADFVHTLNGSALAVGRTYLAILENYQQADGSVRIPAALQPYMNGETVITRQSVRGIA, encoded by the coding sequence ATGCTTGATCTCGCCTTCGTGCGTGCCAACCTCGCGTTGGTCGAAGAAAAACTGCGGCAGCGCGGCGCCGACACTTCCCTGTTGGCCAACTTCGCCACGCTCGACACTGCCCGTCGTTCCGCCATTACCGAAGTCGAAACCCTCAAACAACAGCGCAACGCGCTATCGCAGGAGTTCGGCCGCCTCAAGCGCGAAGGCAAAGACGTCGCCGTGATCAGCCTCGAGACCACCTCACTCAAAGACCGCATCGCTGCGCTCGAGACCAAGGCCAACGATGCCGACCTCGAGATGCGCACGCTCCTCGAGCAGATCCCCAATCTCCCGCACGACTCCGTCCCCGTCGGCCGCGATGAGCACGCCAACAAGCTCGAAAAGACCTGGGGCGAGCCAACTCAGTTCGACTTTCCCGCCAAGCCGCACTGGGAGCTCGGCGAACAGCTCGGCATTCTCGACTTTGGCCGCGCCGCAAAGATCTCCGGAGCTCGCTTCGTCCTTCATTACGGCGCTGGAGCCCGCCTGGAGCGCGCACTCGCCAACTTCATGCTCGACCTCCACACACGCGAGCACGGTTACACCGAAGTCCTTCCGCCCTACATGGTGAACTCGAAGTCACTCTTCGGCACCGGGCAGCTGCCAAAATTCGCGCAGGACCTCTTCCACTGCGACGACCGCGGCCCCTTCACCGGCGAGTTGCAGGAGTCCGACCACTGGCTCATCCCCACCGCCGAAGTTCCCGTCACCAACATCTTCCGCGACGAAGTGATCGACCTCAACGCCGGCGCCATTAGCTTTACCGCCTACACGCCTTGCTTCCGCTCCGAGGCCGGCTCCCATGGCAAAGACACTCGCGGCATGATCCGCCAGCACCAGTTCCAGAAGGTCGAGCTCGTCAAGTTCACGCGCCCCGAAGACTCCTACGCGGAGCACGAGCGCCTCACCCGCGACGCCGAGCGCATCCTCGAAATCCTCGAGCTCCCCTACCGCCGCATGCTCCTCTGCACCGGCGACATGGGCTTCAGTTCCGCGAAGACCTACGACCTCGAGGTCTGGCTGCCCGGCCAGCAAACCTACCGCGAGATCAGCTCCTGCTCCAACTTCGAGTCCTTCCAGGCCCGCCGCGCCAACATTAAGTACAAACCCGGCGGTGCCATTGACGGCAAGCAGGCCAAAGCTGACTTCGTCCACACCCTCAACGGCTCCGCACTCGCCGTCGGCCGCACCTATCTCGCCATCCTCGAGAACTACCAGCAGGCCGACGGCTCCGTGCGCATTCCCGCCGCCCTCCAGCCCTACATGAACGGCGAGACCGTCATCACGCGCCAAAGCGTTCGAGGCATCGCATGA
- a CDS encoding outer membrane lipoprotein-sorting protein yields MNLRYLSLAAALVIAPLAASAQSPQLKSVLDQMDAASAHFKNAQANVRYDNFTRVVNDHDIETGSIYVERAGSGEQMGAVFYNTDPSGKPASTPARIVNFDGSTLRIFTLGTNQVDLFKAGANQARYDSFLTLGFGGSGKDLARSWDITDQGPETIDGVKTEKLDLVSKDPSVKNMFTHITIWIDPTRGVSLKQIFYAPNLDSRTASYSNIRLNSSISKKPYSISSKAQVITH; encoded by the coding sequence ATGAACCTTCGCTATCTTTCGCTCGCCGCCGCTCTCGTCATTGCACCACTCGCGGCCTCTGCGCAATCCCCGCAGCTCAAATCCGTCCTCGACCAGATGGACGCCGCCAGCGCGCACTTCAAGAACGCGCAGGCAAATGTCCGCTACGACAACTTCACCCGCGTCGTAAACGATCACGACATCGAAACCGGGTCCATCTACGTCGAGCGCGCCGGCTCCGGAGAACAGATGGGAGCCGTCTTCTACAACACCGATCCATCCGGCAAGCCCGCAAGCACTCCTGCCCGCATCGTCAACTTCGACGGCAGCACACTTCGCATCTTCACCCTCGGCACAAACCAGGTGGACCTCTTCAAAGCCGGCGCCAACCAGGCCCGCTACGACAGCTTCCTCACACTCGGGTTCGGAGGCAGCGGCAAAGATCTCGCTCGTTCCTGGGACATCACCGACCAGGGCCCCGAAACGATCGACGGCGTCAAGACGGAAAAGCTCGATCTCGTCAGCAAGGACCCCAGCGTGAAGAACATGTTCACGCACATCACCATCTGGATCGATCCCACGCGCGGCGTCTCCTTGAAGCAAATCTTCTACGCCCCCAACCTCGACAGCCGCACCGCCAGCTACTCCAACATCCGTCTCAACAGCAGCATCAGCAAGAAGCCCTACAGCATCTCCTCCAAAGCGCAGGTCATCACCCACTAA